One segment of Streptosporangium brasiliense DNA contains the following:
- a CDS encoding ATP-binding protein, whose amino-acid sequence MTNEMLRAPAEVKYAEELDWLESVDDGPKPFSWRLSPRMVRLFVLGSERSDGLDREISQKWFGDRSFVERSIVTLASDRGLLLIGDPGTGKSWLAELLAAAICRNSTLVVQGTAGTTEDHIKYSWNVSMVIAKGQSRQSMIPSPIMTAMEQGVIGRFEELTRSTSDVQDALISILSEKYVSIPELDDDNIVFAQPGFSIIATANSRDRGVNDLSSALKRRFNFVRIPVVTNKRSEAEIVRFRTTELLRRHRIELELPPTLLDILLQSFADLRAAAASATSDDEKLESALSTAEQIGVLEDAILHSQFFGDRTLRAETLAGSLVGSLARRSPEDLAILNKYWHGVVEPRSKKDGGEWKEFLEGGRQAISTLS is encoded by the coding sequence ATGACCAACGAGATGCTGCGTGCCCCCGCCGAGGTGAAGTACGCCGAGGAGCTCGACTGGCTGGAGTCCGTCGACGACGGGCCCAAGCCGTTCTCGTGGCGGCTCAGCCCCCGGATGGTGCGGCTGTTCGTGCTCGGGTCCGAGCGCTCCGACGGGCTCGACCGCGAGATCTCCCAGAAGTGGTTCGGTGACCGCAGCTTCGTCGAGCGCAGCATCGTCACCCTGGCCTCGGACCGGGGACTGCTGCTGATCGGCGACCCCGGCACCGGCAAGAGCTGGCTCGCCGAGCTGCTCGCGGCCGCCATCTGCCGCAACTCCACCCTCGTCGTTCAGGGTACGGCCGGCACCACCGAGGACCACATCAAGTATTCGTGGAACGTCTCCATGGTGATCGCCAAGGGGCAGTCCCGCCAGTCGATGATCCCCTCGCCGATCATGACGGCGATGGAGCAGGGGGTGATCGGCCGCTTCGAGGAGCTGACCCGCTCGACCAGTGACGTGCAGGACGCCCTGATCTCCATCCTGTCCGAGAAGTACGTGTCCATCCCCGAGCTCGACGACGACAACATCGTCTTCGCCCAGCCCGGGTTCTCGATCATCGCCACGGCCAACAGCCGGGACCGCGGCGTCAACGACCTCTCGTCGGCCCTGAAGCGGCGCTTCAACTTCGTCCGCATCCCCGTGGTGACGAACAAGCGCAGCGAGGCGGAGATCGTCCGCTTCCGCACCACGGAGCTGCTGCGCCGGCACCGGATCGAGCTGGAGCTGCCGCCCACGCTGCTGGACATCCTGCTGCAGAGCTTCGCCGACCTGCGCGCCGCGGCGGCCTCGGCCACCAGCGACGACGAGAAGCTGGAGTCGGCGCTGTCCACGGCCGAGCAGATCGGCGTGCTGGAGGACGCCATCCTGCACAGCCAGTTCTTCGGCGACCGCACGCTGCGGGCGGAGACCCTGGCCGGCTCGCTGGTGGGCTCGCTGGCCCGCCGCAGCCCGGAGGACCTGGCCATCCTGAACAAGTACTGGCACGGTGTCGTCGAGCCCCGGAGCAAGAAGGACGGCGGGGAGTGGAAGGAATTCCTCGAAGGCGGCCGCCAGGCGATCTCCACGCTGTCATGA